The Pyrus communis chromosome 5, drPyrComm1.1, whole genome shotgun sequence region AGTACCAAGAATGCCGGGATTACCGTTGGAAAATCTAGGACCTGAATTGTATTGGAATCTGCCTCTCCCTTTGCCCCTGAAATTGTTACCCTTATAGTTGCCAAAGTTATGGTAACTCCCAGTGTTGTAAGATCCAGTATTATGATTGAAATTAGCAAGACTGGATCCTCCATTGTGCCTAAAAGATGGATCAAATGAGGACCGTGGTTGATCTTGATGAAGAACAAGTGCTTTCCCTTTGTCAGATTGAATTCCAGCAACCATGGCACTACCAAAGGACAATCCAGAAGAACTGTCAAAAAACTAATCAATGACAGCTTCTTCAGCCAGGAGTTGAGACCTGAAGTCTTTGAGAGAGATCCCATTCTCCCTTCCTCTGATCACACATCGAAATGTGTTAAAGTCTGCAGGTAGTCCTTTTAATGCAAGAATTATAATATCTTCATCATCAAAAATTATTCCAGCTGCAGCAAGGTGATCTCTTGCATCCTTAATCTTTTGGAGATAAATAGAAACTGATTCTGACCCTTTCTTGATATTTTGAAGTTCTGTCTTCATCTGAAAGATCGTTGCTTTTGTCACAGCAGAGAATCGCTCAGTGAGATTCAACCACATCTTGGCAGAACTGTTGCATCCAATGACGCAGGAAATGGCAGTGGTTGATAATGTGGCAATGAGCAACTGCATTAGTGCACGATCGTGCATTTTCCATACCAGGTAGTCATCATTTTCAACCCCTTCATCTTCAGAATTGTCGATGAACCGTGGTGGGCACTTTCTTGAACGATCAAGAAATCCCATAATTCCATGGCTTTCCAGAAGCAATCGGACTTGAAAGCTCCAAGTAAGGTAATTGGAATCATCAAGCTTTACTGTAACAGAAGTGGAGACGATGGAGAGAAGACTGGGAATCGGCGACTGAACAATCTGTAACTGAGCTGCAGTGACCatgttgcagatttcgtgaacaATCATTGATTGAGACGTTTGATCAAACAGTTGGTGGGCAGACGAGAAGAAACCAACTTTCTGAGCGACTGGTATGTTTTCCGTCACCAAAAATATCACAGAGATAAGCAAACTAGAGGgtagagaagagaaagaaatgcTTTAGAGGTTGAGCGGAAGCACCGGATTAGCCGGCGATGATACCATATTAAGATAGCTGAAATATGTTTTAAGAAGAGAGATaaaggagatgagagaaaattgtATCAGTAGAGAATGTTTTTCTTCATTAGGAACCATACGATTTACATTGTTCACTTATATAGAAGTTTTCTAAACTTGCAGAGCAAGTACTCCTCTTTAACTACCTCCTTATATCAACTAACTCACTCTAACCAACTCCCTCTAACCAAAGCACCAGATTCTAACTAACCAACTATATGTATAACAACCTATTTAATCTTTTGACAAGTGGCTTTGTTTTGACCATTGATAACTTCCTCACATGGATCACACTTTTGAACTTCATCCTTCTTACAAAGTGTTCCCCACAAAATTAAAGTAATGATTCATAAGTAAAACATGAGAATTGCAGTCTTCATCTACAATCTAGAATATttagtggagagagagagaggtctaTGTTGGGCTATGGGAAAGTGTTCCCCACAAAATTAAAGTAATGATTCATAAGTAAAACGTGAGAATTGCAGTTCATCTACAATCTAGAATATttagtggagagagagagagagagagagagagagagagagagagagagagagagagagagagagagagagagagagagtgcgtgtcagagagagagagagaacaacaGCTAGCTTCCATTGATCAATGATGTTTTCTTCTTGAATCGTTTATCCTAGAGGGAACCCAACAGATTTCCAGTCTTCCATCCAAGTAtactcttgttttttttcttttttcttttttctttctgagAGTTGAAGGCAAGCCATGGAGGTCCAGAAGAGCAACACAGAGCATGTGATAGTCACCATAGACCAAGCAAACCCTAAACTCAAACAGTCACCCCAACCAGACTCAAATATTTCAATCCCACAACCCTTACCAAGTGCAAAAACCCTTAGACGCCTAAACTTCTCGAAGCCCCGGTCGCGGTTTGAGGAGATTAAGTACCCTTTGCCACCACGAACAATTCTCGAATCGGAAGAACTCCAACACTTAAACCCATCCCAAGAAAATTACTCGTCCACGGATGAAGATGACGATGAAGACTGGTACGAAAATGAAGACGATGAAGATGGTGACGGCAAGCACGGAAAGCACCgaaagagaaggaagagaaagataAACAAGCGAGCTGTAATTGAGTGGACTTTGTTTCTCATAATAATGACTTGCTTGGTATGCTCCCTAACCCTAGATGTTCtgaaaaataaagtgaaatgGGATTTGGAGATATGGAAATGGTGTCTAATggtcatggttttgttttgtgggCGTTTAGTCTCTGGTTGGGTTGTGGGGTTTCTTGTCTTTCTCATAGAGAGAAACTTCATGCTTAGAGAAAAGGTACTCTACTTTGTGTTTGGTTTGAGGAAGAGTTTCCAAAATTGTGCTTGGTTAGGCCTTGTTTTAGTTGCTTGGATGATCATGTTCCCTGACAAGCACAGCAAGGTCCTCAAGAAAGTCTTTCGTGCTCTTATCGCCGTGCTAATAGGAGCCACGATATGGCTGCTTAAGATTTTGTTTGTTAAAGTCTTGGCATCCTCGTTTCATGTAGCTACATTCTTTGATCGCATGAAAGAGAGTGTTTTCCACCACTATATTTTGGAAACCCTATCTGGGCCTCCACTAGACGAGGACGAAAGGGAGCTTCCCAATCATCGTTTTCAGGCTTCGAGGTCGTTGCCCGCAAGGCTGAGAGACAAGTCTCATCCAGTTTCAAGGTCTTATAGGCGAGAAGGGTCGAGGAGGATTGACATGGACAAGCTTAGAAGGTTGAGCATGACGAGAAGAGCAACGGCGTGGAGCGTGAAGAGGCTTGTAAACTACGTTAAGTCTTCGGGGTTGTCCACGATTTCGAGAACTATAAATGATTTTGGAAATGCAGAGTCGGAGATTACAAGTGAATGGGAGGCCAGAAATAGTGGTCGAAGGATTTTCAAGAACGTTGCCAAGCCTGGTGCTAAGTAAgtttttcacttttcacttTCCCTAGCTAATATACTTTTACTTCCACTTAATAATTTACATATTTAAAATAGCATATGGTGCATCCTCAATGAGTACTAGATTAAGATATCACGCCAAccctctttattatttttatcactTAATATATAGTAAGTGCTTGAGACACTACTGATGGTTCATCATACATttgaaataattatatatatacggTCGCTTTCTTACTTTtgcttattttttcaattttggacCATGAAATGAACATGCTTGATGCATAGTTATCtccttgattaattttttatatacgGTCCCTTCTACCAGTTATCTCCTTGATTAATGGAATACTTTTCAAATATGAAACCCTCGAGTGTCACTTAACACATCCATTGATAATGTTTTTATGCTTTACTATATATAACGATATGCTTACTTACAAAAAATGAGAGATGAACAAGAATGGGTATGAGATAAACAATCTATGTATATTAACGGGATATACACACCTTCATTTTAATGCTATGCCATGCTGGGAcagatttattttttcaatcacattattgttagtgaACACATAAATAAGAATGATACATATTCTTTCAAATTCCATTTCTTATAAGTATACATGCCATAAAATTATTATGCATAGTTTTTCTATGCCTGgccaacaaaaacaataaatttattgtttgtatacAAACAGTTCTCTTATTAGACGGTTTGAGATGTTGTATTGTCTTTTATaatttgatttcaaattctttttaatGTTGAATGTTTATTAGACATAATATGTTCTATTGTGTGATATTATATTGGCGCCCTCAGAACACAGTATATATGCCAAATTAAAATCTTACTGAGGCTCAAAAGGTGTctcatttttaagtttttttagcCTACAAAAGTATGCATTAACTAGACTTGGTTTATGAGTACACTTGTTATATAATGATGATCtcaactaattaataaaacactcattgtcaatcaaaattttataaaagtatcagtttaaccttctaattaaaacagaacataaataagaaatatggggcagaaatgtaatttcacattatcaaattttgatgttttttttcttcaaagcctcacctactcctaacatatctctaattaaaataataaaaaaataaaaaaaataaaatatataaataaaaaattaaaaaaacttcccactcccacattctctatcattctcttcctctctccttctatttcaaaaataaaaataaaaaattctctcacacactttgtgtgtgctcATATGCTAGTATTCTATTAAGAGAACCTGTCaacttttttcccttttttttttaaattttgccctcacttttgatacacactaTTGACAACAGAagggaaaaatagtaattttgtaccttttaacaaaatgacaatcatatccctatttttcctattttaccccttttttttttgagaaaatgacaatcatatacttatttttccaattttatcctcatttttgatacacaatatttacataaagaggacaaaacagtaattatgtaatatttaaaaaaaatatgcacttattaagagaaattgttcgCATACACAAAGTGTGTCCTCTCTGCTTGTAATGATGATACAAAGAAATCTTAGAGCCTCCTAATTGAGAGCTTCTTACTTAATCAATAAGTGTAGTgtgtttgattaaaattttatgCCCTTTTAATTTGGAGCCATAGCACAATTACTTCAATATACAGAAATAAAGGGATTTTTCTTGCAATATATTAGTTGTAGTGTTGTACATATAAGAAGGCACTCATTGTATTCATAATTCAGTATTTTAGCCAAACGATTTTTAAACTCacataactcttcactttggttcctatgatttaaaattgataaaaatggTTCCTTAGAttgtccaccgtcaatcattttggtcatatCTTTGGTAAATTGAGGGTGTTTTGTCAAAATAAACACTCCACTTGAACTGGTGTTTGTTTAATATAACGGAAATTTTTCACAAAAGCATAAAAATAATTGACGATGAACAATCTTAATTatcatttatattaattttaaatctaaaaaactaaaattaaaagttataccaattttaaaaactatttttttagtaaaaaccTTTCACAATTCACGACCGCCAAATGTCAATAGTGGTTATGGCATCTACCCACGACTACCAAATGTCAATAGTGGTCATGGCATCTACCCTTATCATTCAACGCACGTCCTTGAGCACAATAGCGATTTGTGGGTATAAACCCTTATCATTCAACGTCCTTGAGCACAATAGCGATTTGTGGGTATAAACCCTTATCATTCAACGTGCGTCCTTGAGCACCGTTGCGATTTATGGGTATAAAATATAAATGGCACACAGCTGGAACACCTGTACACACGAGTTGGGTGGTGCACTGAAAGATGCACTACATTTCTGTAAAACTGtacccttatttatttattgaataatattaataaaaaataaatatattaataaatatttaaataataattcaatcatcataattcatattatttggtttataaaatttagtttaaaattttaattaagttaCATATTTGAACTCATTAAAGCCCAATTCGCATCATTATGCTtaataaaagaattttttttttttaacaaacgatattatttatactaaagcAGAGGGGGTCAACTTAacttcacaatgagctagcaataatgtgattcaaaattGCCTTTAGcgataatcaaacctaagacctttcacttataagtgaagtgGAATACCACTACACCGTCATACTAAGTGGTAGATAAAAGAAATTAGACGTGTCTATTTATCTATCTATTTGGCTCttcttcctaacattatccttatttatttatttagtttttgttaaaatttaagCATGCTCAACGACGTACGTTGAGAAACCATACTGATATAGTATCGAGTTTGATGGTATCTTAAACCAGTGAGGTATGGAACTCGAAACATGCCAAAAATCTGAATAATCTAAATTAACTAAGTTT contains the following coding sequences:
- the LOC137733376 gene encoding mechanosensitive ion channel protein 10-like, whose amino-acid sequence is MEVQKSNTEHVIVTIDQANPKLKQSPQPDSNISIPQPLPSAKTLRRLNFSKPRSRFEEIKYPLPPRTILESEELQHLNPSQENYSSTDEDDDEDWYENEDDEDGDGKHGKHRKRRKRKINKRAVIEWTLFLIIMTCLVCSLTLDVLKNKVKWDLEIWKWCLMVMVLFCGRLVSGWVVGFLVFLIERNFMLREKVLYFVFGLRKSFQNCAWLGLVLVAWMIMFPDKHSKVLKKVFRALIAVLIGATIWLLKILFVKVLASSFHVATFFDRMKESVFHHYILETLSGPPLDEDERELPNHRFQASRSLPARLRDKSHPVSRSYRREGSRRIDMDKLRRLSMTRRATAWSVKRLVNYVKSSGLSTISRTINDFGNAESEITSEWEARNSGRRIFKNVAKPGAKYIEEEDLLRFLRSDETHTIFPLFEGAIETGKITKSSFRNWVVYAYIERKALAHSLNDTKTAVQQLHKLASAVVIVIITVVSLLVMGLATTKVIFVVTSQLLLVGFMFQNMCKTMFESIIFVFVMHPFDVGDRCVVDGVQMIVEEMNILSTVFLRYDNEKIYYPNSVLLTKPISNFRRSPDMADTVDFTIDVSTPVDDVSALKKSIQSYLESRPKYWTQKHSILVKEIENVDKMKMTLCVQHTMNHQNYGEKSARRSELVFELKKIFQNLGIKYHLLAQEVNIPQFNTSNGRLTMAS